A stretch of the Nitratifractor salsuginis DSM 16511 genome encodes the following:
- the msrB gene encoding peptide-methionine (R)-S-oxide reductase MsrB, whose product MSLCKIDPEALKKKLTPFEYHVCCEQGTEPPFRNAYWDNKAEGLYRCKCCEAPLFSSEDKFDSGTGWPSFTRPVDKRAVSLHRDSSHGMERVEVRCADCGCHLGHLFPDGPAPTGERYCINSASLDFEPAAQA is encoded by the coding sequence ATGTCCCTCTGCAAGATCGATCCCGAAGCGTTGAAAAAGAAGCTGACCCCCTTCGAATACCACGTCTGCTGCGAACAGGGCACCGAACCCCCCTTCCGAAACGCCTACTGGGACAACAAAGCCGAGGGCCTCTACCGCTGCAAATGCTGCGAAGCCCCCCTTTTCTCCAGCGAAGACAAATTCGATTCGGGCACCGGCTGGCCCAGTTTCACCCGGCCCGTGGACAAGCGCGCCGTCTCCCTCCACCGCGACAGCAGCCACGGTATGGAGCGCGTGGAAGTCCGCTGCGCCGACTGCGGCTGCCATCTGGGGCACCTCTTCCCCGACGGCCCCGCCCCGACGGGTGAGCGCTACTGCATCAACAGTGCCAGCCTGGATTTCGAGCCGGCTGCCCAAGCGTAG
- a CDS encoding tetratricopeptide repeat protein — MILLIAAGGIFYLFFRQLFSGDYPRRGVDYEAKVPEERIGGINRPDKTFSRSTEKPGRIEELLSIADESLEKGDNLEAKKALQSALILDENNPEILRRLGVVYMNMNDYSDARKTYEKLLELDPNDDLAHGSLANALHKLGEEEAALREHHEALRLDPDYAPHHYNYANTLYDLGRREEALAEYRKALELDSDLKEAKKMIEELSR, encoded by the coding sequence TTGATACTTTTGATTGCCGCCGGAGGGATCTTCTATCTCTTTTTCCGCCAGCTCTTCTCGGGCGACTACCCCCGCCGGGGAGTGGACTACGAGGCGAAGGTGCCCGAAGAGCGCATCGGGGGGATCAACCGTCCCGACAAGACCTTCTCCCGTTCCACGGAAAAGCCCGGCCGCATCGAAGAGCTCCTCTCCATCGCCGACGAATCTCTGGAAAAAGGGGATAATCTCGAAGCGAAAAAGGCATTGCAGAGCGCGTTGATCCTCGACGAGAACAATCCCGAGATCCTGCGACGGCTCGGGGTGGTCTATATGAATATGAACGACTACAGCGATGCCCGGAAGACTTATGAAAAACTTTTGGAGCTCGATCCCAATGACGACCTGGCCCACGGATCGCTGGCCAATGCCCTGCATAAGCTGGGAGAGGAGGAAGCGGCACTTCGGGAGCACCACGAAGCGCTCCGCCTCGACCCAGACTACGCACCCCACCACTATAACTATGCCAATACCCTTTATGATCTGGGACGCAGGGAGGAAGCCCTGGCCGAGTACCGCAAAGCTCTGGAACTGGACTCGGATCTCAAAGAGGCTAAAAAAATGATCGAGGAGTTGAGTCGATGA
- the arsC gene encoding arsenate reductase (glutaredoxin) (This arsenate reductase requires both glutathione and glutaredoxin to convert arsenate to arsenite, after which the efflux transporter formed by ArsA and ArsB can extrude the arsenite from the cell, providing resistance.) codes for MSEKIVVWHNPRCSKSRNGIKYLDEKGVEYEVRRYLDEPPTAEEIKELLRKLGMKPRELMRTKEKIYRELGLKDVEDEERLIEAMAEHPKLIERPVVIRGEKAVVARPETLIDTLL; via the coding sequence GTGAGTGAAAAGATCGTTGTCTGGCACAATCCCCGTTGCAGCAAATCCCGAAACGGGATCAAATACCTGGATGAAAAAGGGGTCGAATACGAGGTACGCCGCTATCTCGACGAACCCCCCACCGCAGAAGAGATCAAAGAGCTGCTGCGCAAACTGGGAATGAAGCCCAGAGAGCTGATGCGGACCAAGGAGAAGATCTACCGGGAGCTGGGCCTGAAGGATGTGGAGGATGAGGAGCGGCTCATCGAAGCGATGGCAGAGCATCCGAAACTCATTGAACGCCCGGTTGTCATCCGAGGAGAAAAGGCTGTGGTCGCCCGGCCCGAAACCCTCATTGATACCCTTTTGTAA
- a CDS encoding Crp/Fnr family transcriptional regulator, with amino-acid sequence MQFHLERFSKIGDSLRREIEEVGKLVTFGKRDDPFGFDITLEYFFFFFSGKLKVFEMNLSNGKEQTLYLLGRGDMFDTVTLLDDQPHEVMTEVLEPGEALRVPIGKVREWMYRYPVFGEIVLKYVAAQIRHVEELAADLTLLDTKERLIKLIIQNLERSERTGQNLLENLSHAEIAKLIGTVRHVVDRHIKQLKNEGVIEAGRRKIALKDMEKLQEKLDNIL; translated from the coding sequence GTGCAATTTCATCTGGAAAGATTCAGCAAGATCGGCGACTCTTTGCGCCGGGAGATCGAAGAGGTGGGGAAACTCGTCACCTTCGGCAAACGGGATGATCCTTTCGGCTTCGATATCACTTTGGAGTATTTTTTCTTCTTTTTCAGCGGTAAGCTCAAAGTCTTCGAGATGAATCTCAGCAACGGTAAGGAGCAGACCCTCTATCTGCTGGGGCGGGGAGATATGTTTGATACGGTGACGCTGCTGGACGATCAGCCCCACGAAGTTATGACCGAGGTCCTGGAGCCGGGGGAGGCGCTGCGGGTGCCGATCGGCAAAGTCAGAGAGTGGATGTACCGCTATCCGGTCTTCGGGGAGATCGTGCTCAAGTATGTCGCGGCGCAGATCCGACATGTGGAGGAGTTGGCGGCGGACCTGACGCTGCTGGATACCAAAGAACGCCTCATCAAGCTCATCATCCAGAATCTGGAACGCAGCGAGCGTACGGGACAGAATCTCCTGGAGAATCTCTCCCACGCCGAGATTGCCAAGCTTATCGGCACCGTCCGCCATGTGGTGGACCGCCACATCAAACAGCTCAAGAACGAAGGGGTCATCGAAGCCGGCCGGCGGAAGATCGCCCTCAAAGATATGGAGAAGCTCCAGGAGAAATTGGACAATATTCTCTAG
- a CDS encoding archaemetzincin family Zn-dependent metalloprotease: MCRIGLVLYRSEPPFWLDFLSEKLEEIFTLPVILSDPSRPIPDFAYNPQHRQYLASALMSDLCRVPRERGDILLGITDEDLYEEGLNFVFGLATPVYRCALVATPRLHNTFYGLAEDEELFLRRLLTEAVHELGHTLGLEHCPNPHCVMHFSNTLADTDRKGYRFCPRCRAKVDAVLKGCR; encoded by the coding sequence ATGTGCCGGATTGGTCTGGTCCTCTATCGCTCAGAGCCGCCTTTTTGGCTCGACTTTTTGAGCGAAAAGCTCGAAGAGATTTTTACTCTACCCGTCATACTCTCTGATCCATCCCGACCCATTCCCGATTTTGCTTACAATCCCCAACATCGGCAATACCTCGCCTCGGCTCTGATGAGCGATCTATGCCGAGTCCCCAGGGAACGGGGAGATATCCTCCTGGGGATCACAGACGAAGACCTCTACGAAGAGGGGCTCAATTTCGTCTTCGGTCTGGCTACGCCGGTCTATCGCTGTGCCCTGGTCGCCACCCCACGCCTGCACAATACCTTCTACGGCCTCGCCGAGGACGAAGAGCTCTTTCTCAGACGCCTCCTCACCGAAGCGGTCCACGAGCTGGGACACACTCTGGGGCTGGAGCACTGCCCCAACCCCCATTGCGTCATGCATTTCTCCAACACCCTCGCCGATACCGACCGCAAAGGGTATCGCTTCTGCCCGCGCTGCCGAGCCAAAGTCGATGCGGTGCTGAAGGGGTGCCGTTGA
- a CDS encoding TIGR02757 family protein translates to MDKKKLKALLEAEVEARNRVGELSYERPDPLLVASRYRDERIALVCALFGYGNAGLIVRFLESLDFSLLDADEETIRRELSGMYYRFQNSVDLTALFIALRRLGRERSIEEIVRRGYERRGEIRDGLWELIGELERLSGHQSRGYRFLIGRVPKDPERCAPFKRYMMYFRWIVRRDALDMGLWSGIDPADLIIPLDTHTHTVSLRLGLLKRKSYDMKAALELTETLRGFDPADPVKYDFALYRIGQEGKFRIEN, encoded by the coding sequence ATGGATAAAAAGAAGTTGAAAGCCCTCCTGGAGGCTGAAGTAGAGGCGCGCAACCGTGTCGGGGAGCTGAGCTATGAGCGGCCCGATCCGCTTTTGGTGGCTTCCCGATACCGGGATGAGCGGATTGCTCTAGTCTGTGCCCTTTTCGGTTACGGAAATGCCGGGTTGATCGTGCGTTTTCTCGAAAGCCTCGACTTTTCGCTCCTCGATGCTGATGAGGAGACCATCCGCAGAGAGCTCTCGGGGATGTATTACCGTTTTCAGAACAGTGTGGATTTGACGGCGCTCTTTATCGCGCTGCGGCGGCTGGGACGGGAGCGGAGCATCGAAGAGATCGTTCGTCGGGGTTATGAACGCCGGGGGGAGATCCGTGACGGGCTCTGGGAACTGATCGGGGAGCTGGAGCGGCTCAGCGGGCATCAGAGCAGGGGATACCGCTTCCTGATCGGAAGAGTGCCCAAAGACCCGGAGCGCTGCGCCCCTTTCAAGCGCTATATGATGTATTTTCGCTGGATAGTTCGGCGGGACGCTCTGGATATGGGGCTCTGGAGCGGCATCGATCCGGCGGATCTGATCATCCCGCTTGATACCCATACCCACACCGTCTCCCTCAGATTGGGGCTCCTGAAGCGCAAGAGCTACGATATGAAAGCGGCACTGGAGCTTACTGAGACTCTGCGCGGATTCGACCCTGCCGATCCGGTGAAGTATGATTTTGCCCTTTATAGGATCGGGCAGGAGGGGAAATTCAGAATTGAGAATTGA
- a CDS encoding AAA family ATPase encodes MIEKLKREIHKVVIGHEELIESMIVALFSGGHILVEGVPGVAKTTAVKALADSLGFSFKRVQFTPDLLPGDIIGNEILDLKSNDFRVKHGPIFTHLLLADEINRAGPKVQSALLEAMAERQVTIGEESFALPEPFMVLATANPVEQEGTYELPEAALDRFMMKVKVGYNDFDEELRIMERAADGSFGPVEQVLDPEAFTRLKDEPKSVHVDEEIKCYMLTLIQATRDPGAFGLEDLAPYIDFGASPRGSIDLYKASRARAWLRGRDYVTPSDVAAMAYPVLRHRILLSYAAASVPLESDDVIRKILETIPAP; translated from the coding sequence ATGATAGAAAAGCTCAAAAGGGAGATCCACAAAGTCGTCATCGGGCACGAAGAGTTGATCGAGAGTATGATCGTTGCTCTGTTCAGCGGGGGGCATATTCTCGTGGAGGGGGTGCCTGGGGTGGCGAAGACCACGGCGGTCAAAGCCCTGGCCGATAGCCTCGGTTTCAGTTTCAAGCGGGTGCAATTTACCCCCGATCTTCTCCCCGGGGATATCATCGGCAATGAAATTCTCGACCTCAAAAGCAACGACTTTCGCGTCAAGCACGGCCCCATCTTTACTCATCTGCTTCTTGCCGACGAGATCAACCGGGCGGGCCCGAAGGTACAGTCGGCGCTGCTGGAGGCGATGGCGGAGCGGCAGGTGACCATCGGGGAGGAGAGTTTCGCGCTGCCCGAGCCCTTTATGGTCCTGGCTACGGCCAATCCCGTGGAGCAGGAGGGGACCTACGAGTTACCCGAAGCGGCGCTGGACCGTTTTATGATGAAGGTGAAAGTCGGGTATAACGATTTCGACGAGGAGCTGCGGATTATGGAGCGCGCGGCGGACGGCTCCTTTGGGCCGGTGGAGCAGGTGCTCGATCCCGAAGCGTTCACGCGGCTCAAAGATGAGCCCAAAAGCGTCCACGTCGATGAGGAGATCAAATGCTATATGCTCACCCTCATTCAGGCGACCCGGGACCCTGGAGCCTTCGGGCTGGAGGATTTGGCACCCTATATCGATTTTGGCGCCAGCCCGCGGGGGAGCATCGACCTCTACAAAGCTTCCCGCGCCCGGGCCTGGCTACGGGGCCGCGACTATGTGACCCCTTCGGATGTGGCGGCGATGGCTTATCCGGTGCTGCGGCATCGGATTTTGCTGAGCTATGCCGCCGCATCGGTGCCCCTGGAGAGCGACGACGTGATCCGCAAAATCCTGGAGACGATCCCCGCCCCCTGA
- a CDS encoding DUF58 domain-containing protein codes for MAAQLREILLRTRRHLLLARPGEQPSRLAGEGLDFRELREYTLDDDIRHLNWKSMARIRKPLVNRYNESRQISVGLVYLNSGSLAIGAPVSKKDLAVELLTALSYAAARSGERVSTWFLGADECAYYPPGRRQGDLAERNHALATALEAKGEPADSEQLLRELGPRLRRRSVLFLLGDFMKPLDLSALASRHEIHALILRDRLDEELPGGSFLLEDTGSLRRKEAVIDPAAREHYRRLVREQDAALFEHFRRHGIGWEKFGTSQEPIARLAQYLRRP; via the coding sequence ATGGCTGCCCAACTCCGAGAGATCCTGCTGCGCACCCGGCGCCATCTGCTGCTGGCCCGTCCGGGGGAGCAGCCCAGCCGCCTGGCGGGTGAGGGGCTCGATTTCCGGGAACTGCGGGAGTATACCCTCGATGACGATATCCGCCATCTCAATTGGAAGAGTATGGCCCGCATCCGCAAGCCCCTGGTCAACCGCTACAACGAAAGCCGCCAAATCTCCGTGGGGCTGGTCTATCTCAACAGCGGGAGCCTTGCCATCGGAGCGCCGGTAAGCAAGAAGGATTTGGCAGTGGAACTGCTGACAGCCCTGAGCTACGCGGCGGCGCGGAGCGGGGAGCGGGTGAGTACCTGGTTCCTTGGCGCCGATGAGTGCGCCTACTATCCTCCCGGCAGGCGGCAGGGGGATCTGGCGGAGCGTAACCACGCCCTGGCTACGGCCCTGGAAGCGAAGGGAGAACCGGCAGACAGTGAACAGCTACTGCGGGAGCTCGGGCCAAGATTGCGCCGCCGTTCGGTGCTCTTTTTGCTGGGGGATTTTATGAAGCCTCTGGACCTCTCCGCCCTGGCGTCACGGCACGAGATCCACGCTCTGATCCTGAGAGACCGCCTGGACGAGGAGTTGCCGGGCGGAAGTTTCCTGCTCGAAGATACGGGGAGCTTGCGCCGGAAGGAGGCGGTGATCGACCCAGCGGCCCGAGAGCACTACCGCCGACTGGTCCGGGAACAGGATGCGGCCCTGTTCGAGCATTTTCGCCGGCACGGGATCGGCTGGGAAAAGTTTGGCACTTCTCAAGAACCCATTGCCCGCCTGGCCCAGTACCTGAGGAGGCCCTAA
- a CDS encoding vWA domain-containing protein: MSFAAPWFLLLIPLYWVCERYCRPASEPLRLSNLPLAERALGNTPRWERWLRRLIVVLLVLALADPVTRKSETLHQARGHAVALLLDASYSMREGGRFDIARKVLLDFIDRRPKDRIALEVFADYAYLAAPMSYEKKGLKTILAALEPGVVGGRDTALYEALFLGARLFKKEEGRSNRVMILLTDGIDTVGNIPLEAAIRELKRAHIRVYTVGVGDDFRRGVLEKIARSTGGRFYDARYPEALANIYRRIDTLERTRIKTGQVTHTRHYAPWLLWPALGLLLWLTWLRRRQKLGALTALLASALLLWALLAPRVGAGASEDRRGVPLLVALECSRAMDARDLYPDRFHFALHKIRTLIGASNRLRVGLLLFCGRSYLLAPPTKDHEALETMLDHLKLEGIDRRGSDWNALIRSAARFREGNATLPLLVFATGEGIEDPALLAEGAGNRRLDLFLYAVATPKGATIPEGKGLLRNERGDVIVSRLSPDLRRLAQESGGIYLPASLDDGDMERLAKEIIHRYGRAQKSVTALNTEQAPPRWPILLALALLFFPWGVWMRRRR, encoded by the coding sequence ATGAGCTTCGCCGCACCCTGGTTTTTGCTTTTGATCCCGCTTTACTGGGTCTGTGAGCGCTACTGCCGGCCCGCCTCGGAGCCGCTGCGACTCTCCAATCTCCCCCTGGCGGAGCGGGCCCTGGGGAATACCCCGCGCTGGGAGCGTTGGCTGCGCCGGCTGATCGTCGTCTTGCTGGTGCTGGCCCTGGCGGACCCCGTTACCCGCAAAAGTGAAACCCTGCACCAAGCCAGGGGGCACGCCGTGGCGCTGCTGCTCGATGCCAGCTACAGTATGCGGGAGGGAGGGCGCTTCGACATTGCCAGGAAGGTGCTGCTCGATTTTATCGACCGTCGTCCAAAGGACCGGATCGCCCTGGAGGTCTTCGCCGACTACGCCTATCTGGCCGCTCCGATGAGCTACGAGAAAAAAGGGCTCAAAACCATTCTCGCCGCTCTGGAGCCCGGGGTCGTGGGAGGAAGGGATACGGCCCTTTATGAAGCGCTTTTTTTAGGGGCGCGCCTCTTCAAAAAAGAGGAAGGAAGATCCAACCGGGTGATGATCCTGCTCACTGACGGGATCGACACCGTGGGCAACATCCCGCTGGAGGCGGCGATCCGGGAGCTGAAACGGGCCCATATCCGGGTCTATACCGTCGGGGTGGGGGATGATTTTCGCCGGGGGGTGCTCGAGAAGATCGCCCGCTCTACCGGGGGACGCTTCTACGATGCCCGCTATCCCGAGGCTCTGGCCAATATCTATCGCCGGATTGATACTCTGGAGCGTACCCGGATCAAAACGGGTCAAGTTACCCATACCCGCCACTATGCCCCCTGGCTGCTCTGGCCGGCGCTGGGTTTGCTGCTCTGGCTTACCTGGCTGCGGCGGAGGCAAAAGCTTGGGGCCCTGACGGCTCTTTTGGCTTCGGCTTTGCTCCTCTGGGCGCTACTGGCTCCCCGCGTTGGTGCGGGAGCGTCGGAGGATCGTCGCGGAGTGCCTCTGCTGGTGGCGCTGGAGTGCTCCAGGGCGATGGATGCCCGGGACCTCTACCCTGACCGTTTCCACTTCGCCCTGCACAAGATCCGCACTCTGATCGGGGCTTCGAACCGCCTGCGGGTAGGGCTGCTGCTCTTTTGCGGCCGAAGCTATCTGTTGGCTCCTCCTACGAAGGATCACGAAGCTTTGGAGACGATGCTGGATCACCTGAAGCTAGAAGGGATCGACCGCCGCGGGAGTGACTGGAACGCCCTAATCCGCTCGGCGGCTCGCTTTCGGGAGGGCAACGCCACACTGCCGCTGCTCGTCTTCGCCACGGGAGAGGGGATCGAAGATCCCGCACTCTTGGCAGAGGGGGCTGGGAACCGCCGGCTCGATCTCTTTCTCTATGCCGTGGCGACCCCCAAGGGCGCGACCATTCCCGAAGGAAAGGGCCTGCTGCGCAATGAGCGGGGCGATGTGATCGTCAGCCGCCTCAGCCCCGATCTGCGCCGTTTGGCCCAGGAGTCGGGGGGTATCTATCTTCCCGCTTCCCTGGATGACGGGGATATGGAGCGCCTGGCAAAGGAGATCATCCATCGCTACGGCAGAGCTCAAAAGTCCGTGACGGCTCTGAACACGGAACAGGCCCCGCCGCGATGGCCGATTTTGCTGGCGCTGGCGCTGCTCTTTTTCCCCTGGGGAGTCTGGATGAGGAGGAGGCGATGA
- a CDS encoding tetratricopeptide repeat protein yields MRRIGIVLLLALQTALYAASALEGYRLWQAQRAAKEGDFTRALQIYRQIKPQNDRLRYNEANLLYRLGKYRAALALYRRILEPSLQGFRLYNMANCYVRLGDYPRARIYYEAAAKFLPADPELRYNLTKIKARLRQQALEDALLMKQKGQKKLCKLERLPYGVRRGFYQGKSFADDFESNQTLYEARFGDLLLKQANIATAHAPKNDASAEELGAEAKRTAIGSSRGQAEGLERQYYERKLKQKSFRSLLIPLSPPKEKRDENDR; encoded by the coding sequence ATGAGGCGGATCGGGATTGTCTTGCTTTTGGCTCTGCAGACGGCTCTCTACGCCGCTTCTGCCTTGGAAGGCTACCGGCTCTGGCAGGCGCAAAGGGCCGCCAAGGAGGGGGACTTCACCCGGGCGCTGCAAATTTATCGGCAGATCAAGCCCCAAAACGACCGCCTCCGTTACAACGAAGCCAATCTCCTCTACCGTCTGGGAAAGTACAGAGCGGCCCTGGCCCTCTACCGCCGGATTTTGGAGCCTTCGCTTCAGGGGTTTCGGCTCTACAATATGGCCAACTGCTATGTACGTCTTGGCGACTATCCCAGGGCACGGATCTACTATGAGGCTGCCGCCAAATTCCTGCCTGCCGATCCCGAGCTGCGCTACAATCTCACAAAGATCAAAGCCCGCCTCCGGCAGCAGGCCCTGGAAGATGCCCTGCTGATGAAACAAAAAGGGCAGAAAAAGCTTTGCAAACTGGAGCGCCTCCCCTATGGAGTGCGCCGCGGGTTCTATCAGGGCAAGAGTTTCGCAGATGACTTCGAGAGCAATCAGACCCTCTACGAAGCCAGGTTCGGCGATCTGCTGCTCAAACAGGCCAATATCGCCACGGCCCACGCTCCCAAAAACGATGCGTCCGCCGAAGAGCTCGGGGCCGAAGCCAAGCGTACGGCCATCGGAAGTTCACGGGGGCAGGCGGAGGGCCTGGAACGTCAATACTATGAGCGCAAGCTGAAGCAAAAATCCTTCCGCTCGCTGCTGATTCCCCTGAGCCCGCCCAAGGAGAAGCGTGATGAAAATGATCGATAG
- a CDS encoding BatD family protein — translation MKMIDRVWLLLCLPWLLWGAVGMDLRLSKNTLYLGEPAVVTLRLGITPDTRVDRVRIVAPHSEAFEIRKLDEKKPRIEGGEIRREYRYLLTPLRLGSLSLPPFKAELTWQDPKTYLYTVHSYKTKPLKLTVREVPGGLNPVGDLHLQLTSDRNATQAYEPVHLELVISGEGNLEYLNPFSLRIPGATVYPSAPKLATRPTKEGYQKTFTQRFTVIADHEIHVPPVRLLYFNTNTGIPETLQSPSLTIEVGNPAARRELWLRIALLLGGVLLGAAVMGLWMGYLRDRIGGVRLRPWMSDRELYRQLLPYSDDPKARELLEKLEARLYRGEKEAIDYQEVQRLLRRLRSKRGESV, via the coding sequence ATGAAAATGATCGATAGAGTCTGGCTGCTGCTTTGCCTCCCCTGGCTGCTCTGGGGGGCGGTGGGGATGGATCTGAGGCTCTCCAAAAACACCCTCTACCTGGGGGAGCCTGCCGTGGTGACCCTTCGCCTGGGTATTACCCCCGATACCCGGGTTGATCGGGTGCGGATCGTTGCGCCCCACAGCGAAGCCTTCGAGATCCGCAAACTCGATGAAAAAAAGCCCCGGATCGAAGGAGGGGAGATCAGGCGGGAATACCGCTACCTGTTGACCCCGCTGCGTCTCGGGAGCCTGAGTCTTCCTCCTTTCAAAGCGGAGCTGACTTGGCAGGATCCCAAAACCTATCTCTATACCGTCCATAGCTACAAAACGAAGCCGCTGAAATTGACGGTGCGGGAAGTCCCCGGCGGGCTCAACCCGGTGGGGGACCTGCACCTGCAACTGACGAGCGACCGTAACGCAACTCAGGCCTATGAACCGGTCCATCTGGAACTCGTCATCAGCGGGGAAGGGAATCTGGAGTACCTCAACCCCTTTTCTCTCCGTATCCCCGGAGCTACCGTTTACCCTTCGGCCCCGAAATTGGCAACCCGTCCGACAAAGGAGGGGTATCAAAAGACCTTCACCCAGCGTTTTACGGTGATCGCCGATCACGAAATTCACGTGCCGCCGGTGCGCCTGCTCTATTTCAACACCAATACAGGCATTCCCGAGACGCTTCAGAGCCCATCGCTTACGATCGAGGTGGGAAACCCCGCCGCCCGGCGGGAGCTTTGGCTGCGAATCGCCTTGCTGCTTGGCGGAGTGTTGCTGGGTGCGGCGGTGATGGGGCTATGGATGGGTTATCTACGCGACCGAATCGGAGGAGTGAGACTTCGCCCGTGGATGAGTGACAGGGAGCTCTACCGTCAGCTGCTCCCCTACAGTGACGATCCCAAGGCCAGAGAACTTTTGGAAAAGCTGGAAGCCCGGCTCTATCGGGGGGAGAAGGAGGCGATCGATTACCAGGAGGTCCAAAGGCTTTTGAGGAGGCTCAGGAGTAAGCGGGGAGAATCGGTGTAG
- a CDS encoding rhodanese-like domain-containing protein has translation MRVKSFVFLILFGLAGGLIAGSPSIHSGGVRKALEAHKEALHTWRNVDLKEVKRRYDTHSALFIDARAFPRYQKGTIPRALNVPLRRFKRMSKWLPIRRDAPLLVFCDGPKCGLAKKVAQRLVKAGYSNVLVYRGGYPEWKRHNLPIMAAPRPCPSQGYRPSKAPVYVEGVKLYPDPEDETRLDARWIAPLLEKGRFPKGLKVVDVRQPSAYARGHLPGALNFPFDEEKMELNVSALPKKGPILFTCKHGSISADAWFSLPEELQKRVFVIDADVVCEGEKCTVTPH, from the coding sequence ATGCGTGTGAAAAGTTTTGTTTTTCTGATCCTATTCGGATTGGCCGGAGGGCTTATCGCCGGCTCGCCCTCAATCCACTCCGGCGGGGTGCGTAAGGCTCTGGAGGCTCACAAAGAGGCGTTACATACCTGGCGAAACGTCGATCTCAAAGAGGTAAAACGGCGCTACGATACCCACTCGGCCCTCTTCATCGATGCCCGGGCTTTTCCGCGCTATCAAAAAGGGACCATCCCCCGTGCGCTCAATGTGCCGCTTCGGCGCTTCAAACGTATGAGCAAATGGCTCCCCATACGACGTGACGCCCCTTTGCTGGTCTTCTGTGACGGACCCAAGTGCGGCTTGGCGAAGAAGGTGGCGCAACGTCTCGTCAAGGCAGGCTACAGTAATGTCTTGGTCTACCGTGGGGGGTATCCCGAATGGAAACGGCACAATCTGCCGATTATGGCCGCTCCCAGGCCCTGTCCTTCGCAAGGGTATCGGCCCTCCAAAGCTCCGGTTTACGTTGAGGGAGTAAAGCTCTATCCCGATCCCGAAGATGAGACCCGGCTGGATGCACGCTGGATCGCCCCTTTGCTCGAAAAAGGGAGGTTCCCAAAAGGCTTGAAGGTGGTGGATGTGCGTCAACCCTCCGCCTACGCCAGAGGCCATCTCCCCGGGGCGCTCAATTTCCCTTTCGACGAGGAAAAAATGGAGCTCAATGTCAGCGCCTTGCCCAAGAAAGGCCCGATTCTTTTTACCTGCAAGCACGGCTCCATCTCCGCCGATGCCTGGTTCTCCCTGCCGGAGGAGTTGCAAAAACGGGTCTTCGTCATCGATGCGGATGTGGTATGCGAAGGCGAAAAGTGTACCGTGACGCCCCATTGA